TTTTTGATGTCGCTTACGATGTCTGTTGCCTGCTTTTCATTGCTGATGTGAATTTCGTTTTTCCTGACCCCGTAATCGGCAATCACCCCTTCAACTGAAGTCGGATTGAAATCTGTGGTCTTGACGGTCTTTTCATCAATGCGCAAAAGCCTGGCATCAAAAGCCGGTGGGAGTTTGGCGCCGAGGTTGGCTTCAATCGTCCAATACTCTGTGGGAATGAAGGCTTGAATTTCGCGTTCGCGTTCGACCACCAGGCGAAGCGCCACCGATTGCACGCGCCCGGCGGAAAGTCCGCGCCGCACTTTGTCCCACAGCAAAGGCGAGACCTGATAGCCGACGATTCTATCGAGAAGTCGTCGCGCCTGTTGCGAATCAACCAGGCGTTGGTCGATGTCGGTGGGATTATTGAACGATTCTTTAATGGCGTTTTTGGTAATTTCATTAAACAGCACGCGCCTGACGGTCTTTTTATTTTTACCGCGCCCTTCGAGTTCCTCTTTGATATGCCAGCCGATGGCTTCGCCTTCGCGGTCAGGGTCGGTTGCGACAAAGATGGTGTCGGCGTCTTTGGCGGCGGCTTTCAATTCTTTAATGACTTTGGTTTTTCCAGGGATAACTTCATAGGTCGGCTCGAAATTATTCTCGAAATCAATGCCGATGCCTTTTTTCGGCAGGTCTTTGATGTGCCCGACCGAGGCGAGAACTTTATAACCGGAGCCTAAATATTTATTAATGATTTTGGCTTTCGATGGAGATTCAACAATTACTAATGATTTTGCCATAACGTTTAAATACCAATCTAATCTTCTTTTTATTCTTGTAACATAAAATCAAATTTTGCAAGTGTGGGAATGTAGCGATGCGCTTTGTCGGTGTCAAGCAAACGAATAAGTTCGGCGCGTCTGGCGCGTCCTGCGGCTCGCTTCGGCTCGCAGTCCGGCGCGTCTGCCAAGGCTTACGAATTCTGCAAGTCGTTGGCGGTTTATTTTTTCAACCTGCTCACCTTTTATTTTGCAGTCACCTCGCCAGACTCGATAGACTCGCCGGACTTGCAAGACGCGCCGGACGCGCTAGACTATTTCCGCTATGTCACAAGTTTACGGTGTGCTTCCGGTGCTTGAAGCGATACGCGCCGGGCGGCGCAAAATCGAACGCATCATCATTGCCGATTCAGCGCGGCACGAACGTTTAAAAGAAATATTTGCAGCGGCGCGTAGCGAAAATATTCCGGTCAGGCGTGAACCACGCCACGCTTTGGACAAGCTCGCCGGGCAAGCTAATCATCAAGGGGTGATTGCGGTGATTGCCGCTGCGAAATATGCGGACGCTGATGATTTGCTGACGACGATTACGCCGCAATCGCTTTTCGTTTTGCTTGATGGCGTCGAAGACCCGCACAACCTCGGAGCCATCATTCGCACGGCAGAGTGCGCAGGGGCAACGGCAGTCATCATTCCCGAACGGCGCGCGGTTCACTTAACCGAAACCGTCGCCAAATCATCGGCGGGCGCGATTGAATATTTGCCGGTCGCGCGGGTGACCAACCTGGCGGCTTTCATCGAACAGTTGAAAAAGCGAAATGTCTGGGTGGTGGGTGTCGATATGGCAGGCGCGACGGGTTATGACCAGTATGATTATCAAGGGGCAACCGCCCTGGTATTTGGCGGCGAAGGCGCAGGACTTCATCGACTGGTGCGTGAACGTTGCGATACGATTGTGTCGATTCCTCTGCGCGGCAAAATTTCCTCATTGAATGTATCAGTCACCGTCGGCATTGTGTTATTTGAAGCCCAACGCCGGAACAGTAAGCAGTAGGCAGTAGGCAGCGGGCGGTAGGCAGTGGGCAGTTAGGATTGCAATTTTTGCCTCTCGCCTTAATAAGCAATAAGTTTCCCTCGTGCAGCAGGAATAAGGACGGTTGCTCCTGCAAGTCCGCAATACCAGACGGACGGCTCTACATTCTGTTGGCTTACATTCGGTGACCAAACAGGTTTCTACCTTCCAGCCTTTGTTCGTCCGGTGAGAGCGTCAGCCTATCGACCATTCTTTCCCATCTCAATTCACAGGTCGGCGGGCGGGCATTGAGCAGCCGCCAGGTTCCTGAATTGGTATCATTGCTCGACGATGATACCAATTTCCCGCCAGACAAAAACCTCATCACCATCCAATTCGGGACGCGAAGTTCTCTTTTCAAAAATACTCGAAAGTCAATGATTGCAGCAAAAAGGCTCCGCAAATTTTCGCGCA
This portion of the Acidobacteriota bacterium genome encodes:
- the rlmB gene encoding 23S rRNA (guanosine(2251)-2'-O)-methyltransferase RlmB — encoded protein: MSQVYGVLPVLEAIRAGRRKIERIIIADSARHERLKEIFAAARSENIPVRREPRHALDKLAGQANHQGVIAVIAAAKYADADDLLTTITPQSLFVLLDGVEDPHNLGAIIRTAECAGATAVIIPERRAVHLTETVAKSSAGAIEYLPVARVTNLAAFIEQLKKRNVWVVGVDMAGATGYDQYDYQGATALVFGGEGAGLHRLVRERCDTIVSIPLRGKISSLNVSVTVGIVLFEAQRRNSKQ